tattttaaaaaataattatacaaacatatagaatgattaaaaaaattgagctaaatataaaattatttttaaaacatatttaaaaatattaaaatcaagttaaaaaatttcaacttcCCAAtggacttttgttttacaaaatattagagaacagtttttaaaaaccactttttagaattgtttttttaaatgatttccaAACAAGACCTTAAAGTTTAGGGTTCATATATGACTGAAGGACTTTGGGAGTGATTTTCGTAAATATCCTTTTAGTCTATTGTAGTTAGCATTTCTGTTGATACCATTTCTATCAAATCACTTTGATGGagcattaattaatttttgaatttggtAATGgaatacataataaaaaatcatttttagaagAAACTCCTTATAAAATACTAGTACAAAAATCAATTCAAGTCattatctaaatttttaaaactttgttgaagaactaatttttataaacaaaaggCTTCTAAGTGAAAAGAAATGCTTCTAAGCCTCTAAGAACCACTCCTACAGATTCTAAAATGGGTCAgactttcctttcctttctaaGCTAATTGAGCTTTCTTTGATAGAATTTTTTTACTATCCATCCagtgataaataattttacatttcTGATGGAAAAATTTGCAAACTTTACATGAAGCCATATGATATTAGCATTCTCCGAACATTAGTTGGATCAAGGAAATTAATCACCTAACCATGATGCTCTATTCTGGATTATAGGTTCATTTCATTTTACATACTGaagaaattaagaagaaaaattccACTTGGCTAAAATTGTACACAAAGGAGTGCTAATGCATAAAAGTCACTGAACCAATTTCACATAACCACCATGAACAAAACTAGTTTAGTAAAGGAGAAAATACCACCAAAAGTGGAAAAGCAAgcatagaaaagaaataatttgattgaaaatttgaatcaGTTTTATTGTGCTTTGCTCGAGATGCTGAGAATTGAGCTTGTTATACATTTAACCCTATtatgtctttttttatttgatgaaagatGAGTTTGTCACCATTATATATTTAACCCGGtcatgtttttatgattttctttttaaagaacATGACCGCAATTGAAAGAGTCTTCGAGTGCTTCAtcattataactttttttttcttttcattagtGGATTTTTTTAGTGTTAGTGCACTTCATGGATGTAAGGATCACATTGACTGTCGAATCACGTTAAAAAtctcatgtttttctttattttctactcATATGCTTTGTAATTATGATAAACACTAACATCAAGTCTAAAGGTCACCATTGAATGGTCTgtttataaatttgaatttctcatttgaaacacaaaaaaatatattaatactCTTGGCACAGTCCAGTTTGTCATGATTGGCACAATCCTTTCCAAACACCAATCCTATGTCTCCTCCTTGTGAGGAGTGATCTGAATTTCTGCATTGTTAAGTTTCACATTCATGCCGTCTACAGATTAGGCGCTTCTGTATATGTCAACTCTTCCTCCAGTAGATTTATTTTCATCTCCATTAGAAATTTCAGAAAGCAACATGTTATGTTCATGCAACACTACGCTTTCAATGAATAGTCGAATGGACTCAGTATGGACGAACGTAGTTAAATTACTCCCAAAACATCTTACAGAAATTTTAAGCTGCATAATGCTTTAAGGCAAATCATGAACTGCTTAATTATCAATTCAAGGAGAAATTTACCTATATACTACAcggaaagagaaaagggaaggaGTGAGGAATAACTCAAAGCCAGCAACCACATTAAAGTCCAGTTGCTCCAATCAACCTGGTGAGCCCAAATGTAATAGCCATAGCCATCCACCCTCCAACTAGGACCCGAGCACATGACCGCCCCACAGGAGTCCTCCCAAGCACTGCTCCTAGCCCTCCAAATGCCAACAATGCCAAGCTCGAAGCGGCAACAACAACACCTAGCCTCACCTTATACTCCCTTATGAATGCAGCTGCCAGTAATGGAATCATTGCCCCTAGAGCAAAAGACAAGGCAGATGCTATACCAGCCTGAAAAGGATTTGGCAGTTTCTCATTCTCAGTTTTTTCCTCATTCTCTGTGCTGTCTCTCCTTCTCTTGTCTCTCTTCATTTGAGATAACTCTATGTCCAATTGAGTATACACGGAGACAAACTCTCCTATAGCCATACTACAAGCCCCGGCAACCAACCCTGCAAAACCAGCAAGAATCATGGCCGTGATATCTTCCTTGACAGCTCCAACGCCCATCATCAGTGATGCGATGGAGACCAGCCCATCATTGGCCCCCAACGTAGCAGCTCGAAGCCACTGTCCCCTCTTAGAGTAGTCGAAATCCTCAGCTTCTCCTTCTTGGCATTGTTCATGCGGCAAAGAGTGATTCCCATGAATTGAAATTTCAACATGGTTAAGTGACTGTTGGCCATGAAGTTCAAGGGTAGCCATGGAGAACAAATGAAGACAAAAGGTAactaacaagaagaaaatgaagaggagATGGATTGCTTTGTGGTTTGCAGAGGCCCTCATGAAGGGTATTTGTAGGGGCGGATTTCCACTTGCTGTTAGGACATTGATCATAGTGGTGGGGAAAAGGCGAAGATAGCTAGTGGAAGACACAAAGCTTCTTAAGAcactcaaattttaatataagaCTTATCATGCAAGAGAACTGCTATTTTTTTCAATAGGTCATCAGTGTAGAACAGTAGCATTTCAAAAAGATAACATGACACCAATTTTTGTATCGAGTTTTAACTATTTCATCAAAAAATTAACCCATATCCAATGAGAAACATCAAATACTTTATGACATTCAACATCATATCAAGCACCGACCTATTTTTAGAGCCATCACTTGAGTATAATGGCAAATTTACACCATCCCCAACCTAGCAAAAGCATTGAACAAACTAACAAACTCAATGTTTACTACTCATTCCTATGTTTCATTTTCAGTATCTTTATAATTCTAAGTACAATTAGAATATGGATCTTTAATTCTTGGGTGACTTTTTCAATCagtcttaattaattagttgGGTGGCTATATCTAAACAATGAATCACTTAAAGCTATGGATTGCTGAATTGGAGAGCACTTCACATGGATTTAATAAGAGAGCCAACGAGCATGAAAGATCAGTATTAATTAGGAGTGTGCTTTCCACAAGCTTCCCCTCAACATTAAAGAGGATCCAAAGAGATTAGGTGAAAATATATTCTTAGTAATTAAAGGAAGTGTGCACTCCACACAAAAAGGCCATCAGCTTCTCACTACCAAAAGGAATGCACAAGACATTATTGGAGAGTAGATATATAAATTGGAGAATTCATTCCACACTAAGACCACCGGCTCCTCGTTTTTAAAAAGTGGGCTATGACCATATCCTTTTTCCCTTCTTCAATCAAACTTTCCACTCATCAACAAATCCTTTCTAAACTATTATTggttagataaaatatttaggatatgcatatcttaaaatattattttcaataaattataatattcttaaaatCGTCCCTGTTGAATGAAACATACAATGACAATGACAGGTTAGAAGAAGCATTATCTTTAACTTTTCTTGACTCTTAAAAAGCAtaattatttcccttttttcttgtagtggataaaaataatatagtaaaatattatatttagttAGATGTCTTATTGACATGCTTATATTTGGTTTgtataacaattaaaaaataaaatgaaaaatatatgttaCATCTCAACAttcagcatttttttttattaaagtaaaaaatattacatcTTGATATTTGGTATTAAACAAATGTGAAATCTCTCTTATATTTAGTagtaaaaaaatgtaaaatctCCCTCAtgtttagtatatttttttaaatcattttacaatttataattaataataaatcatgtactttttaaaaaaaaaagaagcaatttgggctattcataatattttatttctttggtaataatattcataattaaaatgtttaaaatttataaataaaaaaattaaattatattgttaatatatatatatatatatatatacttattcCATCTCATCCTGCATCAAACATATAGTAAGATAAGTTTTCTCACCTCTTATCCTATTTCATATTGTCACGACCTCAAAGATTTTTAGAGTTAATTATCTATATAATTTGTTGGAGATTTAGAATGCATGCCATGTAATTATAACTTCTaacaaaatactattttttgaATATCTAAGTAAAggttcttatataaaatattttatatttttatatgatctGTTGTTTCGTCAAAAGTTGAAACAGTGGGTTCTTGATTATCCATTATGAGACTAAGTAGTACAAGCTTTGGCTATCTATGAGTTACTTGATTTGTCCAATATTCATATGGTATGAATTACTTTGCATTATGAAAGAATCATTAAAATAACAAAGAGATATAAATTTGGTTCCAGACATCATCAATTTGAAGGAATAATTTTCCCTTtcaatataaacataaaaaatttgataaaaataaaaataaaaattttaaattctcaaatctTATAAATGGGAGGgaataattttctcttttaatattTGCTAAATTTTCTAcgaaaatatatttgtttttaactaaaaaa
The window above is part of the Vitis riparia cultivar Riparia Gloire de Montpellier isolate 1030 chromosome 12, EGFV_Vit.rip_1.0, whole genome shotgun sequence genome. Proteins encoded here:
- the LOC117927122 gene encoding vacuolar iron transporter homolog 4-like gives rise to the protein MATLELHGQQSLNHVEISIHGNHSLPHEQCQEGEAEDFDYSKRGQWLRAATLGANDGLVSIASLMMGVGAVKEDITAMILAGFAGLVAGACSMAIGEFVSVYTQLDIELSQMKRDKRRRDSTENEEKTENEKLPNPFQAGIASALSFALGAMIPLLAAAFIREYKVRLGVVVAASSLALLAFGGLGAVLGRTPVGRSCARVLVGGWMAMAITFGLTRLIGATGL